From Dendropsophus ebraccatus isolate aDenEbr1 chromosome 10, aDenEbr1.pat, whole genome shotgun sequence:
CCCCCGAGGCCATGACTACTTGGCCTGAAcaaacgcccacatgactaccttaCTGGAATTAGCATACAGCAGCgacaagatcaaagtatgattttggggtgtgtggGGCAGGGGCAGCTGCTATAGATACATGTGTGGAAAGTGTGTTAGAGGGTGTATTAGCACAGATTATTGGCCTCATATCGAtttttcaggtgattggttccctttaatgttattatataagcaaagttagacaaattcctaatgtacattaattatgggaaatgcacatatagggatatttccctcaatttagtcgATCAGGCAGCttcattttcataaaaaaaaaaaagtaagaaaaaaaatggagggacttagcactatatgtgcatttcccataatccgtgtagattaggaatttgtctaactctgcttatgtaataacacatATGTGACATATGACTACTGACCCATGACACCTGCATGTGGAGTTAGTTAGGAGGCCTCATACACATTAGTTCATCAGCTGATCTTGCAGAAATAAGCTCATATGGTCTATGTGTTGTCCCACCTTGGGCGTTTTGTGTCTTTCCTTTGCACCTCTGAAAAAACTTCTTACTCCGGGTTATGTGGTCATGAAGGTATTTTtgaggtttcaccactagatgtcagtatctttTATATGTGTACTCTTATgtcttgcacagctgaagtccgcattgggttaatgttttattgcCTTCCACGTGTTCTTAttgacctataggaggtgctctctactgtcagcctattatctttcttctttcttttgcacataATCCTTTCCACctctcacagggtagattacttagcccctgtagtaAGTAGTTATTTGGTGGCGGAGATGTAgcttcagtcttatccagattgttgtgggagaaggacacacagagcaaatgtccctgctgtagccaagccagggactggcttctgccaggacccttgtccgggaccaaAGTCAGTTCAGTTCAGTCTGGTCTAAGTCTAAGACAAGTGTGTACAGATGCAaatagagacaaccagttcttccaaCCTTTCTACTGtagctactatgcagtgctaaacacttaaagGGAGAAGGGtctaggaacaccctaaccctcgctgtgaaccagtctaaaaggtgcagggcagtatcctgagacacaagaggaactagcctggataggacaaagctaccaaagaaggtctacgtatcctatcttgcagtgcaggtaactgggacacacCCAGGagtttagcttcacccagataaccacgactggggcttgtatcacccttttaggacaggtcactctacactgtagggcacaaggtggtcagaccaaagtctaaacacgggtacaagtaacttctcactttACAGTATTCTCTAAAGTTTTGGCACAGTACATTGCTACTTTGGGTTAGGtctccctcaacaaactcttcaagcaccgctacaacttcctctctactctactctacttcttcaagcacctcctTTAGTACAACCAAGTTAAGCAAGTTAATGTGAAGATTGCCAAAGTGTATTGTACCACTAAGAgattgcacagtaaagctgttatatttttatatcactgggactcattcATCTTTTCctatgcaccagcacctatacacactagccgcaaccttgggttatttttaccctttctgtgggtggcggtactgatagtccgggtgtgTCCATTACCActtaggactactgtgacaagagcccaaggaacccatcacaccccggcaggtcaccgaccattggggaacacagccagccacagcacaaagcaggtaccaacaccatatctgtgtgctggactagcactggtgttacgacaataccatctctggctgagctgtaaaGCAAAACTAACAACATCCTTATTGTAGCCCACCACATCTATGTTTATCTAATGTTTCTGGCCACATTATCCAGTCATtccccccagtatggatacaactccccccatctgacaaggagcggctcccccagtatggatacaactcaccccatctgacaaggagcggctcccccagtatggatacaactcaccccatctgacaaggagcggctccccagtatggataccactcaccccatctgacaaggagcggcccccccagtatggatacaactcaccccatctgacaaggagctgctcccccagtatggatacaactcaccccatctgacaaggagcggctcccccagcaTGGATACAACTCaacccatctgacaaggagcgcctcccccagtatggatacaactcaccccatctgacaaggagcggctcccccagtatggatacaactcaccccatctgacaaggagcggctcccccagtatggatacaactcaccctatctgacaaggagcggctcccccagtatggatacaactcaccccatctgacaaggagcggctcccccagtatggatacaactccccccatctgacaaggagcagctcccccagtatggatacaactcaccccatctgacaaggagcggctcacCCAGTATGGATgacactcaccccatctgacaaggagcggctcctccagtatggatacaactcaccccatctgacaaggagcggctcccccagtatagatagaactcaccccatctgacaaggagcggctcccccagtatggatacaactcaccacatctgacaaggagcggcccCCCCAGTagggatacaactcaccccatctgacaaggagcggctcccccagtatggatacaactcaccccatctgacaagcaGCGGCTCCTCCAGGCTGCTGTGATCCACATAACAGGAGTAGCTGTCGCCCTCTTTGGGGATCACTTCCGCACTGACCCTGATCTGATTGGTGCCGTCAGGATTGGGGAGGGTGTTTGTCCTCTGATATGTGGGAAGGTCGTCCTCCTCGTTCTTCATCCACTTCACATCCACTGGTTTGGGATGGAATCCGTACGCCTGGCAGTGAAGCGTCAGAATCCCATCTCTTTCCTGACCGGAGACCTTCACCTGGGGCCGAACTGAGAGGGAAAAAGAAGAGAATATAAATGTCCTCCCTGTAGCCCAgatgtgatgtctcctcctctctggTGGTCTGTACCATCTGCAGAGatccctgtactctgtataacactcaggagatcccctgtactctgtataacactcaggagacccctgtactctgtataacactcaggagagccctgtactctgtataacactcaggagacccccgtactctgtataacactcaggagaccccctgtactctgtataacactcaggagacccccgtactctgtataacactcaggagacccccgtactctgtataacactcaggtgACCCTTGTGCTCCTGACATATAAACATTTAAGGAGCTGCTGACCCACTAATCCCACAACCCTgcaaccatacatacatacagtatggggtctacatttattataaaaacctttaaaaatctGAATTTATACAGAAATAAAGATGAGGTTCACCACATactgatgtggtgtcccaccactggtgcagTCCTATGCACCCTAGAAAGTGGTTCTCTCAGGTTAACAAAGTGGGACATCTAATGCTgtatttttccccactaggtgtcctcGTTGTTGTTAGtgtcttctatgcacagctgaagcaaTGGGTCAACTGTTTTATGTCGTGTTTATATGCTGAGcagtcacaggtgctctttcttcCTATCCTATCCTGTCCTTCtcttacacacactcagccccaccactcacagtagGGTTTACATTTACCCCTGAAGGCAGagttagctccgtgtgggaggaagtgaggaGTTAGTTGTTGGAGGTCCAAGCGGACAGATGTGTGAGAGACTATCTCTAAAAGAAACTTTCTGTATACAAACAGCTCCAGGCAGTATGTGGTGCTAAGTTCACCTTTGGGGatcaccctagcccatgccaggaacctctcaaaacAGTGCAGAGCAGTACCCTGACACTAGAGGAACTGactccagtaggacaaagctaccagggaaAAGGGTTACGCATCCTACTGCACAGCGCATGACTTTTAGATATGGGATGGTCCCTCACTTTCCCTTAATAAACACTCCAACAACGATAAATACAGACTATGAAATGAAGGCTCAAAACGCACTTTTTGGTATTAAgatggccacagctttatttaaatCACAGGATTAAAACAATCACAGGAGTCAGGTGAAGTGGTAGGTCACTGGGATTCACGTATACTGTGAGATCCCCAGCTGTCTACCATACAGTACTCGGCCAGACAGCAATAAAGGGGGGCGGCACATTCTGGCTTGCCATTCTAGCAGAGCCAGTCCACTTTAAGGGCCCCAATGACCCTATGGAAGATCCATACTCCTGTGCTTAACCACCGTGCCCGCCCCTGGATGACGTTACCATTCTGACATCCTTAAGGCTGCCCACTCCTGAGCCGCCAAACCAAAGCTGTGACAGataataaaatactttttttatcttttacataTTTTCGCTCACTTAATTCATTGCTATGAATGTATAACTTAAAACTAAAAGTTCAGGCAAAACTATGAGAATTGTGCAAAACAAGGCGAAACCTTgtcatcctccagcactcaggagaGGGAAAACCCCCTGTtgaggaaacctctagggaaccatggctgaaggattgcccttcccttgggcttagaggcgtaatgccaaactgtaactaatcaaatgaaaataaaatcaaTTTTGTCATTGCATATGGTACCATACACAAACATAATATTTACAATACATGCATTATTACACTTACAAAAGAAAATTTGTGTTAAATTAAAGATGGGAAaaaagggagggtgggagggaaatGTTTTCCTCCAGATCTTCTAGTGAAAGAGAGGAAGTGAGAGAAAGACAGGAAGTTATATCTATTCCTAAACCCCACCCTGCTCATATCAATACCCTAGGCATATACTCCTCCCTCTTATAGCAGAACCACCTGTGCTTAAATGTATAGCATTATACAGACAAGACTGCTGGGGCTATAGTTTCACCCCTCCCAAAGTCATGCCCCCCTTTGCTTAGGGCTTTGGGGGATTTTGGGAGACTGGGAAGTCTCAGCAACCTGCTACGCCCAGATAACCAacaactggggcttgtactacccacctaggacgggttctatgcaactagggggcataggcGGTTCAGAGCCACAAGTGGGCATCCATGAGTATGAGTATTAATATCTACTCTTTTCTACACtcctgttccagcagagcactGTGTATACTACATTGTCCAAGGCTCCTCTGGAAacccctctcctcttccttctttttGTTAAGCACTTACTACTACAAAGCACCTATTTCTACATAACAACACCTCCAAATCTAGTCACAGTACTTGTACTACTCTTTAGTGTCCCATAGTACCTTCAAGCAAAAAATAATGTTAGATTATGTATTCCTAATCCTTAGAAAGCTGAGTTGGGGTACATTCGCACTGAGcggactctgctcggaatcccgccagccttacTGTCTCGATGGGATGTGTCACGCGCCTCGGCCTAAAGTATTGTCATGTCGAATATTTGAGCTGAGAGCAGAGACGTgcaagacatcacattgagacagtgaggctggCGGGATTTCGAGTGGAGCGGAGGTCAGCCTGTTGTGTCTTACTGgttgttcattggtgggccccaaggatcacttcctctggtgggcccctagTACCCCAGTCCGTTTTCTTTCTAGTTGTATTTTAGgataaaaaatggataaaaactgGCTTCAGATTCTCTAACCTGGAAGCCACTggatatatacacatggggggagatttatcaaacatggtgtaaagtgaaactggctcagttgcccctagcaaccaatcagattccacctttcattcctcacagactctttagaaaatgaaaggtggaatctgattggttgctaggggcaactgagccagtttcactttacaccctgtttgataaatctcccccaaggagtCTTCCCAAGGCTCGATCAGACATGTTTCTAGACCCTACGAATGATCGCTGGAATGTACTTGTGGTTACTGTAATTGGCAGATCATTTGTCAGGCCAGGACACTGATGGACCAGTGTTTGCTCTATTACACTCTCTAGCCCTCATAATTGCCTcctgtaatagggtctttactgTCTTTACTCTTCTtctcctgacagttcctgacatggacagaggtggcagcagagagcactgtgtaagactggagagaatacaccagttcctacaggacatacagcagctgataagtactagaggactggagattttttcttTATTACTCTCAATAACTTTCATGCACAAGTTGATTGAAGaatattagttgtttttttttctggagtactgtattttccggtgtataagacgactgggcgtaaaagacgacccctgacttttaaagagattgtcaggggttAGCCTTAtaagccggaaaatgttaacccctgcctcacCGCAGCCCTGCTACGGTGAGGCAAGGGTTAACTGCAGCTGAATTAATAAAACAACAGTTAACTCACAGTAaataaacagttaactcacctgggcccgttcccggcctccgcgcgtcttcttctccgctcccgttcccggcgcagctagtgtgacgtacactgactatGCCAGGgattcccgaagctctcccgagcagccgagaaTCTAatcggagagcttcggaagaatgacagaggcttcaggtacTTCCAGACCCttctgaagcctctgtcattcttccaaagctctcttGAGCAGCCGAGAGTCTCTGATTAGCCGCTCGGCCGCTCTgtagagcttcgggcatccctgacgcagtcagtgtacgtcacactagcTGCGccgggagcggaggagaagacgcgcggaggccgggagcggagaagaagacgcaCGGAGGCCAGGAACGGGAGCGGAGAAAAAAACGcgcggaggccaggaacgggagcggagaagaagacgcgcggaggccaggaacgggagcggagaagaagacgcgcggaggccaggaacgggagcggagaagaagacgcgcggaggccaggaacgggagcggagaagaagacgcgcggaggccaggaacgggAGTGGAGAAGAAGAACGTGGAGGCCAGGaacgggagcggagaagaagagcgtggaggccaggaacgggagcggagaagaagagCGTGGAGGCCAGGAACGGGAGTGGAGAAGAAGAGCGTGGAGGCCAGGAACGGGAGCGGAAAAGAAGACGCGCGGAGGCCAgaaacgggcccaggtgagttaactgtttttttgtttttttaatggtcGCCCCGGTGGGGATGCGGGCCATTTATGAGCTCCttcaccatatggggcgaccatacccggcgtataagacgacccccgacttctgacaagacTTTTCGGgcttaaaaagtcgtcttatacgccggaaaatacggtacctcTTAAACGGTACAGTTCTGAGCTGGTCTCTTTTGCATATAGGCAGTACCCATGAGATTACCAGTTAGTTACTTATTATCCGTTCAGATATTTTCCATGGCAGCAAACATAGGACTATAGTCACACTTATAGTCAAAATTTTCACAGAGACTGTGGAAGTCCAATCCCAACCAGATTTGATTTCTCCTTATGTGTCTCCTGTGGAAATAGGAACCTATATGTTCCATAAATGAGTCACTTGGGTTGATGATAAGGAAAGACGGTCTGACATTACCTCTTCTCTCCAGGTCTTCTCTCCCAAACTCAACGTATTCCTTCAAAGCTTGGATACATTCATTCTCCAGATAGTGTTTGCTTTTCTCTCCTGCCTGCACTCCTGGACTATTGCTTCTCTGTGTGCTGATCTGAGCCTCGGCCATGGTGGGGATATATGTCCACGTCTTTGTGTCTAAGGATAAGAACTCTCTCCCATCATATCCGTGCTGCTCATATCCCCTGATGCTGCCGTCATCACACAATTCACAGCCGTACATCACCTGGTAGAAATGGAAACCTGCAGAGACCAGAGGAGCGTGTTACCTTATGAATTACATAGCAAATGTACATAGAATAACAGAGCGGATGAGTAGAAGCTGGTGGTGACAATCACTGGTtattagacatatatatatatatatatatatatatatatatatatatatatatatatatatatatgtagccaaCTTTAAATTGATACTCAAAGactcaaaggggtattccggtatcataaatttgtatttaaataaaactatcacccaaagacatataactttctaatataatgttatcaATTATAGTACTGTGTTCATTGGCTTTTGCATGATTCACccctgacaggaaatggaaaatataCGAACTACACaacgtgtattgtctccagctccataGACATTGCATCGTtctctaatgtcacaggaggctcaGATGGATCTTTTTTTGGAGCTCTAGCCTTCTTATCACattatggtggtgttggtcaggtctggtgtggcggtgttctccaggcacagtatggcggtatcaggtctggtggtgttttccaggcacagtatagtggtatcaggtctggtgtggtggtgttatccagtcacagtatgacggtatcaggtctggtatggcggtgttatccagtcacagtgtggtggtattggtcaggtctggtgtggcggtgttatctagtcacagtatgggggtattggtcaggtctgatatggcggtgttatccagtcacagtatggtggtattggtcaggtctggtgtggcggtgttatccagtcacagtatggcggtattggtcaggtctggtgtggcggtgttatccagtcacagtatggtggtattggtcaggtctggtatggcggtgttatctagtcacagtatgggggtattggtcaggtctggtgtggcggtgttatccattcacagtataggggtattggtcaggtctcgtgtggtggtgttatacagtcacagtatggcggtattggtctggtttggtatggcggtgttatccagtcacagtatggtggtattggtcaggtcgggcatggtggtgttatccagtcacagtatggcggtattggtcaagtctggtatggcggtgttatccagtcacagtatggcggcattggtcaggtctggtatggcagtgttatacagtcacagtatggtagtattggtcaggtgtggtgtggcggtgttatccagtcacaatatggcggtattggttaggtctggtatagcggtgttatccagtaacagtatggcggtattggtcaggtctggtatggcagtgttatccagtcacagtatggtagtattggtcaggtgtggtgtggcagtgttatccattcacagtataggggtattggtcaggtctcgtgtggtgatgttatacagtcacagtatggcagtattggtctggtttggtatggcggtgttatccagtcacagtgtggtggtattggtcaggtctggcatggtggtgttatccagtcacagtatggcggtattggtctggtttggtatggcggtgttatccagtcacagtatggtggtattggtcaagtctggtatggcggtgttatccagtcacagtatggcggtattggtcaagtctggtatggcggtgttatccagtcacagtatggcggcattggtcaggtctggtatggcagtgttatacagtcacagtatggtagtattggtcaggtgtggtgtggcggtgttatccagtcacaatatggcggtattggtcaggcctggtattgcagtgttatccattcacagtatggcggtattgtttaggtctggtgtggcgttgttatccagtcacagtatggctgtattggtcaggtctggtgtggcggtggtaaatgtgacacctggagctattacctaccaatctaccaatcctgtggtgagaattccctcagacaatatgcagaccgctgtaatcattgattcaatgtggaaattgtGCCacgtttcggctgcatgtggtgatgcACAGTAAAAGTGGGAACGCGgactaagactgatcagatatcaatattatgttcagaaactagaaaaccaTGATGCTAATAGGTGAGTGAGATGGGGCTTCTGCAGGTCTAGTGCCGGGGGCgtcagcagctggtaatactgccctgacTAGCAGTAATATCTAACATCCGTACTCTATTATGCTGTATTGTGGACAGTAGCCTTTTaattagcactgtatatatgggtGATTTATAATTTTAAGTGATTAcaatagttacagttcagatcgcagtagcggccctgtccagcggtcttgagcaccagagaggggcgtgggggcccccctggatgtggGGGCCCCaatcgatcgcttggggtgcttggtgccaaagaccgctactggagctggagaacacctttaaaggggtactctgcccccccccctcccaaaaaaaaaataatctccaggcttccagtatttattagctacagtatgtcctgcaggaagtggtgtattccttccagtctgacacagtgctctctgctgccacctctgtccatgtcaggaactgtccagagcaggacaggttttctatggggatttgctgctgctctggacagttcctgacatggacagaggtggcagcagagagcactggaagacttaaatagaagtaatttacaaatctatctatctaatttacAAAACTGTCTGACACCAGAAGATTTGAAAAATTAAccactctttaaccctttcccgcatgagggcgtaactgtacgtcctcatgcgggtgggggagttcagaggggggccgcgctgcgacccagctgttgttttaaaataacagtaactatttgctattaaatgacggccagccactcaattatAGTGTGAGGCATGTGACAGAAGGGGCAAAAGGGATATTaaggcagagacaggaggagaggcAGTAAGGATGAGGCAGGGACAGAAGGTACAGGAAAGATCGCTTAAAAATTTGGGGATCCATTTGACGGCGGACCTCAGGGATCTTTATCAATGTAACTTTGTCCCGTTATTGGCCAATATCCAAAAAGACTGTGCTAACTGGATGAATGGGCTCTTCACTTGGCTCGGTAGATGCGCCATTTATAAGATGAATGTCCTACCACGCCTTCTCCCCAATACGCTTGCCGCAGCTCTCAAACTGGCCAGAGTACGTAGTGAACTACTGTTTAG
This genomic window contains:
- the LOC138766669 gene encoding class I histocompatibility antigen, F10 alpha chain-like isoform X3, whose amino-acid sequence is MSRRILRTLFLPSSGYNNISSLILLLLCSSTVNSDSHSLRYYYTGVSAPGSGLPEFSISGYVDDRQIDKYSSDSRKNIPVAQWMNKKDPEYWERETKIAKQTERWFRHDVRTAMSRFNQTGGFHFYQVMYGCELCDDGSIRGYEQHGYDGREFLSLDTKTWTYIPTMAEAQISTQRSNSPGVQAGEKSKHYLENECIQALKEYVEFGREDLERRVRPQVKVSGQERDGILTLHCQAYGFHPKPVDVKWMKNEEDDLPTYQRTNTLPNPDGTNQIRVSAEVIPKEGDSYSCYVDHSSLEEPLLVRWEPTKPSSWVIPVAVAVVVIALLVAGVGGYFLYRKKKDGYKTTGTSDTSSDQSSIAAKA